CTGCATGAATTGCCAAAGTCAGTACCGTTAGGATCCATTGAGACAAATACCATGAAATGGGTTACAGGATTAGAAACTTGATTCATCAGCATGAAAATAAGTGAGGTCTCAAGTCCTGTCTCATCGcacattttatccatttgtgGTCTAGAGCCCTCACAGACATGACATGAGGATGGTGAACACATCACAGTATGTATGACTGAAGTCTGTGAGGAATCAGTCTGCAAGCCTAGAGGACGGACATTTGGTTTCAGCCTCTGTTGCTCACTTcctgaatataataataatagcctATATTTATTAGTAATATTAGTCATAAGTACAGTAAGAAGAGACCTTGCTTGCTGCTACACGTAAAACTCACACTTGATCATTTCAGACATCTCCATTTTTAGCATTAGAAGGCTATGAATTGCAATTATTCCCTGAAGCTGCAACATTGCAGACTTCCTTGGTATCCGTAAAAAGCTCAGAAAGTTTATGAAAGGGCCCTCAACCACTTATCGTTTTCACAGTAGGGCAGCGCTGAACCTTGGGGCTTATTGGGAATGCAGGTCTGCGAGTCTGTGAGGGCAGACATTGGGACTAGGCTGAGGAGCCAGTTGTGGCTTCAGTTTCCTGTCCACTAAACATGAAAGTTGAGTCTGGATTTGCATTTGAAGTGACATAATGACATTATGGCTATTCATGATCCAAAGTTATAGAGGACATCAAGTGCCAAGCAAACAATAGTGTTATCCTTATACTGTATGAGCTCCTGATTCGAGCCTTAAATCACTCTGTCCTCATATCGGTGCATGAAACCAGAAGCACTTGGATGAGAAGATCTGTTAGAACAAGAAGCAAAGCGAGCAGGTAGCGGTGTTTTGAGTTCAGCCAAAGCATTTGCTTAGCTGATGAAAACCGCACTGGCTGGAGAGCCTTGGCCAATGAGTTAAGAGACTTTTGAGGGTGGTTGCTGGGATGTGGACAAGACGAGGCTAATGATGGATGAGTTTGGGCTCCACTTTCAGTCTAATATCTCATCTGAGCCAGACTTTCTCTACCAAATTTTGCCCCATGCAAATAGTTACACTGTCCAGTGGTCAGAGTGCTGCAATGAGAAGTCAAAGAAATTTATGGACATGGCAATACTCCTGTGATCGTTTTGGCCTGTTTCTCACTGTCAGCAGCTTTGTTTAATAATTCCATCCAGCCTGCTGATTCAAATTTTCCACAACACATCATTTTGATTTCTATAATTATATGTATTCTTTCTATCTAATAACTCAAATCACTTGGAGCTCACTTAATTAGATTCACTGTGTTTGCACAGCAAGGTTTCTCACCTTTCAGCATGCCAAAGCAGAGCTGTTGATGATGACTGTCAGTACCACCTCAAACTTGCAGACTGTTCACTTCACTGCACAGCTTTTTGGTTGAAATTCTCCGTGATCCATCTCATAACCTCATGACTCCACCCTGTCATAAGTAACACTTGGCTGCACTGCTAAAAATAAACACCTTTGGTCATTTTCCAATCTAATCTGCTGTATGAGTTGAGGCTGCATGATTCAAGCCGACCTGTGATAATCAGCATGCCAAAATATTCCCAGCTGTGTGTCATTGCTGGTTATTTGGGTTTTATTATAGGTATTTAAACTGAAATGCTATAATGACGTACTGTTAAACTCTTGCTGAAGTTAACTGAAAgtcatgaaatatttaatttttcatgctCAATAACTGTCATTAGCCAGTCATGCTTTAAATAAATTGGTCCTCTATCTGTTTGAATATTACTAATTGCtaaactgtttgaaaaaaaacctacattgttgttatattttatatatttaggGCAGTGTTTTTGAGATATTACACactgaaagcaaaaaataatcacaacGGTACAAAGTCATACTGAGCAACTGAGAAGACAGAGCAAATGTATCAACCAATTGATGTTTACAGGGAAATCTCTGCAAGAACAACACACAAAAGACCACAATACTATTACATTAAATGATAGTCCTTTACATTTAGATTTCATTCCAAACTATTGGCATGTACAAGTTTTTTCTGGACACGCCTCATCAGACTTCACACTTAATACttagaagagaagagaatgagTTATGATGACAATAACCTTTCTATCAGTCTGTTTAAGCTGTTATCTTAGCACACAACACGCTTGAGAATTTGGTCACTTAGCTCAGGTTTCTTTACACTGGCTTTCCCTATTCTTCAGTGATTTGACCTCACATTTACTTTTGCTGGGATCCAACTTCTGACAAGAGGCAGTGGCATTCGTTCTCCCTGACCGTGACACGTTTTCACGCCATTACAGCTCTAATCTGTGCTCACGCTGCAGCCTTACATAAGTCAGTTTCTCAAAGTCAGGAGTCAGAACAAGTGGCCTCTGTTATGCATCACTCCAGTCTAGACAGTAACTCACATTACTTACAGGCTACACTGGCTGCAGCATTATTACTGGCACAATTAAGTGATGGAGACAAAGTGAATAAAAGCTGAAGAAACACAGATCATCATTtaggtatttttgttttttgcaatttGCCAATTGGACAAATTTGTAGGTGGCACACAGCTCAACTTCAATGCCACTGGAAAAGTCAGTTTTATACACTGGAGATAATTCTGAGTCATTAATATTCTTTGATCATAAACAGATGGCtgacatacacaaatataaaaggTCTCATTGAGGTTAAACTGACAGAAGCTGGAGGTCCTTTTTACAGTGTATCTCTCTGAGGTTTGGTTTGATCTCTCCTATTAACTTTTATGTGCTAAAGTACTTCTGCCTGAGAGGGACTTTTGTTTGCAGTGAGAGACAGTGTCATCTAAAATACTGGCGGAGACACGGAGTTCACGAACAATTTGGTAGTAACGCTAAGAAAGTgtactgtggaaaaaaaactcagccTGACGGAATCAGGCAAATACCTGTCTGGAGCACAGAACAGTGTGGAGTCTGCCACGAGAGAACAATAACTGGCTTTATAACTGATAATTTGCACAGTGCATAAAAAAGTAATGTTCCACATTTACCACATACTGCGGGAACAAGTCCAACATCCCGTATATTTAAGTGTTCTCCATAAACTCAGTAGGCCACCAAGATGGCCCAGAGAATGGGTATATTTGCAGAGTTGCATTGTTTGAACATGAAACGGTGAGTTAATGCCACAGATTGACCCTGGTCAAAGACCAGGACGGGTCTGTCTGGGTCCATTCAGAGCTAAACATGCGTTTATCATGGGCATCGGTCCCCACGTTAAGATCTTTGCTAAAGGTTTAACGTGTGTGGCTCACGGTTCACAGACTGCAGCTCGCGGAGCTTTGGGTTCCAGAGCAGCCGCACATTTTCATGTGCAAGTGATAGACCCTTGCTGTgtgtatctatttatttattgtgagCACTATGCGTGCTGCTCATTTATTATCTGTGTCAGGCGTCCATTCGCATCTACAGTAGCTCAGAGGGAGAGCGGCGTCACTCGTGCACTGCGTTGCCTCGGTGTCCCGGCTGTCCCCGGCAGTCCGCGGCTCGGATTGGGGGGCATCTTGGTCCGCACGGTTGACCGTGATACCAGTCGGCCCGCTGGTGAACATGGGATATTTACAAAGCGAGCTGCCAAGCGCGCTTGCAGCAGCGGGATAAAGGAAGCCCTGTAGTAGCACAAGCTAGAAAGGCAGTTCATTTTCGCCGTCCTCCATGGCTTCGGGCTCCGGAGACGAGGAGCGCAACGCGGAAGGGGTTTTATGGAGACTCATAGGCCCGACGTCGGAGCTCTCCAAGAGGCGCTGCCGTCTAATGTACTCCTCCCTCGGCTACGACTCTGATGTCTGCCTGTTCTATGTGAAGGGGGAGTTTTTTGCCATGGATGCCCGCTGTTCACACTCCGGTAAAGCCACAACCTGTCAACACCAGAACCCATAATCGCCTAGATTTAACCCTTTAGACGAATTGATCACAATGTGTCCCGTTGTGCGTGCAGCAGCGCGTTGAGCATAGTAGGAAACGGAGCCAACTGCAAATGCATCTGTTGATCACTGTAACTGTACCTACATCAACAGTGGAGGCTCTCGGTGACGATCTTGACGAAGACAAAacggacaaaaaaacaaaacgaaaacgGGAGCGTCAGTTTGACACCATGTTATGCCATGTTATGAGGAGAAACTGTGTTTTCCTGTCTCCCTCAGG
This genomic interval from Xiphias gladius isolate SHS-SW01 ecotype Sanya breed wild chromosome 6, ASM1685928v1, whole genome shotgun sequence contains the following:
- the si:ch211-212d10.2 gene encoding uncharacterized protein si:ch211-212d10.2 isoform X2: MASGSGDEERNAEGVLWRLIGPTSELSKRRCRLMYSSLGYDSDVCLFYVKGEFFAMDARCSHSGGPLCEGDIEEADGVLRVFCPWHDYDFDLRTGKSGTSLQIRKAEQPQPICFILQPLVKPQIA